In the Flagellimonas sp. HMM57 genome, one interval contains:
- a CDS encoding cupin domain-containing protein, whose product MKPINLKQKHAQFTKQWHPHQIAIVDDMQVILAKIKGEFVWHSHENEDELFQVLKGTLYMKFRDRTEVVKEGEIIVVPKGVEHCPSTKDGEEVHLLLFEKQNTAHTGAVQHEMTQTEYPKI is encoded by the coding sequence ATGAAACCTATCAATCTTAAGCAAAAACACGCTCAATTTACGAAGCAATGGCACCCACATCAAATTGCTATTGTCGATGATATGCAAGTTATCCTAGCAAAAATAAAAGGAGAGTTTGTATGGCATTCGCACGAAAATGAAGATGAACTTTTTCAAGTATTGAAAGGTACTTTGTACATGAAGTTTCGTGATAGAACCGAAGTCGTAAAAGAAGGGGAAATTATTGTAGTCCCCAAAGGTGTGGAGCATTGCCCCTCAACAAAAGATGGGGAAGAGGTGCATCTATTACTTTTCGAAAAACAAAATACGGCCCATACCGGTGCGGTACAACATGAAATGACCCAAACCGAATATCCCAAAATTTAG